The Candidatus Neomarinimicrobiota bacterium genome has a window encoding:
- a CDS encoding PDZ domain-containing protein, whose translation MPEVTTLAQAVRNAGYQAYGVGKLHISPQRARIGFDDVILEVNGRPVNNVQDFFNAVEEDLLRAGDAITLVVWRKGRTQKVTMILGA comes from the coding sequence ATGCCGGAGGTGACCACCCTGGCGCAGGCGGTCCGTAACGCGGGCTACCAGGCCTATGGCGTGGGCAAGCTGCACATCAGCCCCCAGCGGGCGCGTATCGGCTTCGACGACGTGATCCTGGAGGTCAACGGGCGGCCCGTTAACAATGTGCAGGATTTTTTCAACGCCGTTGAGGAGGACCTGCTCCGGGCCGGGGATGCCATCACCCTCGTGGTCTGGCGCAAGGGGCGCACCCAAAAAGTCACCATGATTCTCGGCGCTTGA
- a CDS encoding adenylosuccinate lyase: MIPRYTNPALQRIWSDKHKFETWLRVEIAVCEVQARHGRIPSDALENIKARAGFDPKHIAEIEASTHHDVIAFLTDVAGRVGPDARYIHLGLTSSDLLDTALALLCLEAGREIEARMAGLRDLLQQQAREHKFTWQVGRTHGVHAEPITFGLKLALWSEELGRNLQRWAAAMEGIAVGKVSGAVGTYAHLPLDVEQEVCSLLGLRPASPANQVVQRDRHAHYLTAIALAGATLEKMALEIRHLQRTEVREVEEPFGRDQKGSSAMPHKRNPIVAERVCGLARLLRANAQVGLENVALWHERDISHSSVERIILPDSTTVLDYMLMKMTDLLEGLVVYPERMQANLDLTGGLIFSQPVLLALVAKGANRDDAYGLVQRHAMQVWEHGGDFHGLLSGDPEISDLLSAAEIDACFNYDDLRQNIDSIFQSIGL; the protein is encoded by the coding sequence GTGATCCCGCGCTACACCAACCCGGCCCTGCAGCGTATCTGGAGCGATAAGCACAAGTTCGAGACCTGGTTGCGGGTTGAAATCGCTGTGTGCGAGGTGCAGGCGCGGCACGGGCGGATCCCCTCCGACGCTCTGGAAAACATCAAGGCCCGGGCCGGCTTCGATCCAAAACACATCGCCGAAATCGAGGCCAGCACCCACCACGACGTCATCGCCTTTCTCACCGACGTCGCCGGGCGGGTGGGCCCCGATGCCCGTTACATCCACCTGGGGCTGACCTCATCCGACCTCCTGGACACGGCCCTGGCGCTACTCTGCCTGGAGGCGGGCCGGGAGATCGAGGCTCGTATGGCAGGGCTGCGGGACCTGCTCCAGCAGCAGGCCCGCGAGCACAAATTCACCTGGCAGGTAGGGCGCACGCACGGCGTCCATGCCGAGCCGATCACCTTCGGACTGAAGCTGGCCCTGTGGAGCGAGGAGTTGGGCCGCAACCTCCAGCGCTGGGCTGCCGCCATGGAGGGCATCGCGGTGGGGAAAGTATCCGGCGCCGTGGGGACCTACGCCCACCTCCCCCTCGACGTGGAGCAGGAAGTCTGCTCGTTGCTCGGCCTGCGGCCAGCCAGTCCCGCCAATCAGGTGGTGCAGCGCGACCGTCATGCCCACTACCTCACGGCCATTGCCCTGGCCGGCGCCACGCTGGAGAAAATGGCGCTGGAAATTCGCCACCTGCAACGCACGGAGGTGCGCGAAGTGGAGGAGCCGTTCGGACGGGACCAGAAGGGCTCCTCGGCCATGCCCCACAAGCGCAATCCCATCGTCGCTGAACGGGTGTGTGGCCTGGCGCGGCTCCTGCGAGCCAACGCCCAGGTGGGCCTGGAAAACGTAGCCCTCTGGCACGAACGGGATATCTCGCACTCATCCGTCGAGCGCATTATCCTGCCCGATTCTACCACTGTCCTTGACTACATGCTCATGAAAATGACCGACCTGCTGGAGGGGCTGGTGGTCTACCCGGAGCGCATGCAGGCCAACCTCGACCTCACCGGCGGACTGATCTTCAGCCAACCGGTTCTGCTGGCGCTGGTAGCCAAGGGCGCCAACCGTGACGACGCCTACGGGCTGGTGCAGCGGCACGCCATGCAGGTCTGGGAGCATGGGGGGGATTTTCACGGTCTGCTCAGCGGGGATCCCGAGATATCGGACCTGCTCTCAGCCGCCGAGATCGACGCCTGCTTCAACTATGACGATTTGCGCCAGAATATCGACAGCATATTTCAAAGCATTGGCCTATAG
- a CDS encoding phosphoribosylaminoimidazolesuccinocarboxamide synthase — protein MEKGELLYEGKAKQVFRTDDPTLLIQRFKDDATAFDGTKKSRIAEKGVVNNSISTRLFQLLEQHGFATHFVEALSDREMLIRALEMVPVEVVMRNVAAGSICRRYGTEEGRVFDEAILELYFKSDPHHDPLMNEDHVIQFGLCSLGALTEIKKSARAINTVMETFFRGIGITLVDFKLEFGLIGEEVVLGDEISPDTCRFWDLETGEKLDKDRFRFDLGNVESAYQEMLKRVSAA, from the coding sequence ATGGAGAAGGGTGAGCTACTGTACGAAGGCAAAGCCAAGCAGGTATTCAGGACCGACGACCCAACCCTGCTCATCCAGCGCTTCAAGGACGATGCCACTGCGTTTGACGGTACTAAGAAGTCGCGCATTGCCGAGAAAGGCGTCGTCAACAACAGCATCTCCACGCGCCTGTTTCAGCTTCTCGAGCAGCACGGCTTTGCCACCCATTTTGTAGAGGCACTCAGCGACCGTGAAATGCTCATTCGTGCCCTTGAAATGGTGCCGGTGGAGGTGGTTATGCGCAATGTGGCCGCAGGTAGCATCTGTCGCCGATACGGGACCGAGGAGGGCAGAGTCTTTGACGAGGCCATTCTGGAACTCTACTTCAAGAGCGACCCCCACCACGACCCGCTCATGAATGAAGACCATGTGATCCAGTTCGGCCTCTGCTCGCTTGGAGCACTGACGGAAATAAAAAAATCTGCCCGCGCCATCAACACGGTTATGGAAACTTTTTTCCGCGGCATCGGCATTACCTTGGTGGACTTCAAGTTGGAGTTCGGCTTGATTGGAGAAGAGGTGGTACTGGGGGATGAGATATCTCCCGACACGTGCCGCTTCTGGGACCTGGAAACGGGGGAAAAACTGGACAAGGACCGCTTCCGGTTCGACCTTGGTAATGTGGAGTCGGCTTACCAGGAAATGCTTAAGCGGGTTAGCGCCGCCTGA
- a CDS encoding phosphatidylserine decarboxylase family protein: MAPEGRIILFPLLILAVVAGVALLWMPRIWLQGVAGLLWALAGLSIIFFRDPVRQPPQDSLAVVAPADGKIVAIQRMEFDQHVGGEALQISIFLSIFDVHVQRVPADGVVDSIRHQSGKFLAAFRPRAGEVNAQTITYMTGERAKFVVKQIAGAVARRIISHLRTAERVARGDRLGYIRFGSRVILIVPADFQLKVVKGQKVKGGVSVMGYFTP; this comes from the coding sequence ATGGCACCCGAAGGACGAATCATCCTGTTCCCGCTGTTAATCCTCGCCGTTGTGGCGGGCGTGGCCCTGTTATGGATGCCGCGGATTTGGCTGCAGGGGGTGGCGGGACTGCTCTGGGCGCTGGCCGGGCTGTCAATCATATTTTTCAGGGACCCGGTACGTCAGCCGCCTCAGGATTCGTTGGCGGTGGTGGCGCCCGCCGACGGCAAAATCGTGGCCATCCAGCGCATGGAATTTGATCAGCACGTGGGTGGTGAGGCGTTGCAGATTTCCATATTCCTCTCTATCTTCGACGTGCACGTCCAACGGGTCCCCGCAGATGGCGTGGTGGATAGTATTCGGCACCAATCGGGGAAATTTTTGGCGGCCTTCAGACCGCGGGCTGGCGAAGTCAATGCACAGACCATAACCTATATGACAGGCGAGCGCGCAAAATTTGTGGTCAAGCAGATCGCTGGAGCGGTGGCCCGGCGGATTATCAGCCACCTGCGGACTGCCGAGCGCGTAGCCCGGGGCGATCGCCTCGGTTACATTCGCTTTGGCTCCCGCGTTATTCTGATTGTGCCGGCGGACTTTCAACTTAAGGTGGTGAAAGGCCAAAAGGTGAAGGGCGGCGTCAGTGTGATGGGATATTTCACCCCGTGA
- the pssA gene encoding CDP-diacylglycerol--serine O-phosphatidyltransferase encodes MRLNKRIRKQHIPSVFTLVNLFLGFLAIISIVEGYPLRATSLIIAAGIFDVLDGKLARLIHSPTQFGKELDSLADVVSFCVAPAVLVWALYARDLYPVLGALIAGAPLYFGVLRLARYNSNSALEPRRYFEGLPSPMSALAVVALVIYYSDTARSAGANVVLPAIVATSFLMISQIHFPKFPQLSFRAGRGNTVFLLGIAALAIAGLIWGSWVLLPGVVIYIASALVRWVTRSETIPPVQSIEKEG; translated from the coding sequence GTGAGACTCAATAAGCGCATCAGAAAACAGCATATCCCCAGTGTCTTTACGCTGGTCAACCTGTTTCTGGGATTTCTGGCCATCATCAGCATCGTCGAGGGCTACCCCCTCAGGGCCACAAGCCTGATCATTGCCGCCGGCATCTTCGACGTGCTGGATGGCAAACTGGCCCGCTTGATCCACAGTCCGACTCAGTTTGGCAAGGAACTCGATTCCCTGGCGGACGTGGTGTCGTTCTGTGTTGCGCCGGCGGTGCTGGTCTGGGCGCTGTATGCCCGCGACCTGTATCCCGTTTTGGGTGCCCTCATCGCCGGGGCACCGCTCTATTTTGGCGTCCTGCGCCTGGCCCGCTACAACTCAAATTCGGCCCTGGAGCCGCGTAGGTATTTTGAAGGCCTCCCGTCGCCCATGAGTGCACTGGCTGTGGTCGCCCTGGTGATTTATTATTCCGACACAGCCCGCAGCGCTGGGGCCAACGTTGTGCTTCCGGCCATCGTGGCGACCTCCTTTCTCATGATCAGTCAGATTCACTTCCCCAAGTTTCCGCAGCTCTCATTCCGGGCGGGCCGGGGCAACACCGTATTCCTGCTGGGGATCGCCGCGCTGGCTATCGCTGGACTTATCTGGGGCAGCTGGGTATTGCTGCCGGGCGTGGTAATCTACATTGCGTCTGCCCTGGTGCGCTGGGTCACTCGTTCCGAGACCATCCCCCCCGTTCAATCGATAGAGAAAGAGGGCTGA
- the purS gene encoding phosphoribosylformylglycinamidine synthase subunit PurS: MRAKVYITPKDGILDPQGLAVDRALGSLGIEGVAGVRMGKYVELALPKMTRKKAEAITRQACDRLLANPNIESYRFEIVGDDD, from the coding sequence CTGAGAGCCAAGGTCTATATCACGCCCAAGGATGGCATCCTGGATCCCCAGGGGCTGGCCGTGGATCGGGCGCTGGGCAGCTTGGGCATCGAGGGTGTCGCCGGGGTGCGCATGGGCAAGTACGTGGAGCTCGCACTGCCCAAAATGACCAGGAAAAAGGCGGAGGCGATCACCCGCCAGGCTTGCGACCGCCTGCTGGCCAATCCCAATATCGAGAGCTACCGGTTTGAGATCGTGGGGGATGACGATTGA
- the purQ gene encoding phosphoribosylformylglycinamidine synthase subunit PurQ: MRFAILVFPGSNCDHDAYYVLRQVMGEDTAYVWHQERSLDGFDAVIIPGGFSYGDYLRSGAIARFSPVMAAVQTFAEQGGLVLGICNGFQILVEAGLLPGALISNRSLRFVSRMVYLKPEDSDSPFTRGLDLQRTYRMPVAHQSGNYLVSPADLAELEKHGQIAYRYVNAGGEVVPEANPNGSTANIAGVMNREKNVLGLMPHPERAAESVVGSSDGLVLLQALAGVA; the protein is encoded by the coding sequence TTGAGGTTCGCCATCCTGGTATTTCCAGGGTCGAATTGTGACCACGATGCCTATTACGTCCTGCGGCAGGTGATGGGTGAGGATACCGCCTATGTGTGGCACCAGGAACGGAGCCTGGACGGCTTCGACGCCGTCATCATTCCCGGCGGATTCAGCTACGGTGATTACCTCCGGTCCGGCGCCATCGCTCGCTTCTCACCTGTTATGGCGGCGGTCCAAACCTTTGCCGAGCAGGGGGGGCTCGTGTTGGGCATCTGCAACGGGTTCCAGATCCTGGTGGAGGCCGGGCTGCTCCCCGGTGCCCTCATCAGCAACCGGAGCCTTCGATTCGTCAGCCGGATGGTGTACCTAAAGCCGGAAGACAGCGACAGTCCCTTTACCAGGGGGCTGGATCTGCAACGCACCTACCGCATGCCCGTGGCCCATCAAAGCGGTAATTATCTGGTTAGCCCCGCCGATCTGGCGGAGCTTGAAAAGCATGGTCAGATTGCCTACCGCTACGTCAATGCCGGCGGCGAGGTAGTCCCGGAGGCCAATCCCAACGGTTCCACGGCCAACATCGCCGGCGTAATGAACCGTGAGAAAAATGTGCTCGGACTGATGCCCCACCCGGAGCGGGCTGCGGAATCGGTGGTGGGCTCCAGCGATGGGCTGGTCCTGTTGCAGGCCCTGGCGGGGGTCGCTTGA
- a CDS encoding DUF4321 domain-containing protein, which translates to MMALAEYQKRSLGILFITLLFGAVLGTLLGELLAFALPEGVVRQFFRQTFSWGLSPVTLDLLVATVTFGLRIKFSISSLLGIGVAYYFLRYFR; encoded by the coding sequence TTGATGGCACTGGCCGAGTATCAGAAGCGGTCCCTGGGGATACTTTTTATTACGCTGCTATTTGGCGCGGTGCTGGGCACCTTGCTGGGCGAGCTGTTAGCCTTTGCGCTGCCCGAAGGGGTCGTACGGCAGTTTTTTCGTCAGACATTCAGTTGGGGCCTCAGCCCTGTGACCCTCGACCTGCTCGTTGCTACGGTAACCTTCGGGTTACGCATCAAGTTTAGCATCAGCAGTCTGCTGGGCATCGGTGTGGCCTACTATTTCCTGCGCTATTTCCGCTGA
- the tatA gene encoding twin-arginine translocase TatA/TatE family subunit has translation MSLGFGEILLILFIVLLIFGAKRLPELARGLGQGMREFKKATSEIQDEITSASNLDAPAKKADQSSASKKEA, from the coding sequence ATGTCACTGGGGTTTGGCGAAATCCTACTGATCTTATTCATTGTTCTGCTGATATTCGGTGCGAAACGGCTTCCCGAGCTGGCGCGCGGCCTGGGGCAGGGCATGCGGGAATTCAAGAAAGCAACCAGCGAGATCCAGGACGAGATTACGTCTGCATCAAATCTGGATGCACCGGCAAAAAAGGCTGACCAGAGTTCAGCGTCCAAGAAGGAAGCCTAG
- the gatA gene encoding Asp-tRNA(Asn)/Glu-tRNA(Gln) amidotransferase subunit GatA — MRQRIEAFSAALREQQSLNAVVTDISIAALARVDEGPIEGALGDRLLAIKDNLNLVDTPTTCASRTLDGYISPYTATPVQRLLDAGAAIVAKTNLDEFAMGSSTEYSCFGPTRNPFDPDRVPGGSSGGSAVVVATGLVDAALGSDTGGSVRLPAAFCGICGLKPTYGRVSRYGLVAFASSFDQVGVFAPDTATTADVFQVIAGHDPRDSTSAPQPVQPFTYDEERTRQFTIGIAREYEREGLDGEIEERYRACISLLRTAGLAVKEISLPHTDYGIDAYYILTTAEASSNLARFDGMRYGLRLQQQDDLEAVYTDTRSSGFGPEVQRRIMLGTYVLSAGYMDRYYVRAQRVRRLIQQDFLDAFKEVDILLTPTVPMLPFPIGSKVDDPLTMYLSDVYTVPMSLAGVPAMSIPMGRSKAGLPIGLQLAANYFGEETIFQLSRFIEQEYSA; from the coding sequence ATGCGCCAGCGGATTGAGGCGTTTTCCGCGGCCCTGAGGGAGCAGCAGTCCCTTAACGCAGTCGTCACCGATATTTCCATCGCGGCTTTGGCCCGCGTTGACGAAGGACCCATCGAAGGTGCGCTGGGGGACCGCCTGCTGGCCATTAAAGATAATCTGAACCTGGTGGACACGCCCACCACCTGTGCTTCCCGGACTCTCGACGGTTACATCTCCCCGTATACGGCCACGCCGGTCCAGCGGCTGCTGGACGCCGGTGCCGCCATCGTCGCCAAAACCAACCTGGACGAGTTCGCCATGGGCTCCTCCACAGAATACTCCTGCTTCGGCCCCACCCGCAACCCCTTCGATCCGGATCGGGTGCCCGGCGGCAGCAGCGGCGGCTCGGCCGTGGTGGTGGCCACCGGACTGGTGGACGCAGCCCTGGGCAGCGACACCGGTGGATCGGTGCGCCTCCCGGCGGCATTCTGCGGGATCTGCGGCCTCAAGCCCACCTACGGCCGCGTGTCGCGCTATGGTTTGGTGGCGTTTGCCTCGTCCTTCGATCAGGTGGGTGTATTTGCCCCTGACACCGCCACAACCGCCGACGTATTCCAGGTCATTGCCGGGCACGATCCCCGGGATAGTACCTCTGCGCCCCAGCCGGTGCAGCCCTTTACCTATGACGAGGAGCGCACCCGGCAGTTCACCATCGGCATCGCCCGGGAGTACGAGCGGGAGGGTCTGGACGGGGAGATTGAGGAGCGCTACCGGGCCTGTATCTCGTTGCTGCGCACCGCTGGGCTGGCGGTCAAGGAAATCTCCCTGCCCCACACCGACTATGGCATCGACGCCTACTATATCCTGACCACCGCCGAAGCCTCGTCGAATCTGGCCCGGTTTGATGGCATGCGCTACGGTCTGCGTCTTCAGCAGCAGGACGATCTGGAGGCGGTTTATACCGACACGCGCAGCAGCGGCTTCGGGCCCGAAGTGCAACGGCGCATCATGCTGGGCACCTACGTGCTGTCGGCGGGCTACATGGACCGTTACTACGTCCGAGCGCAACGGGTGCGGCGCCTGATTCAGCAGGATTTTCTCGACGCATTCAAGGAAGTGGATATCCTGCTTACGCCCACCGTCCCCATGCTGCCCTTTCCCATCGGCTCCAAAGTCGATGATCCCCTCACCATGTACCTTTCCGATGTCTACACTGTCCCCATGAGCCTGGCGGGGGTGCCGGCCATGAGCATACCCATGGGCCGTTCAAAAGCAGGTTTGCCCATCGGTCTGCAGCTCGCGGCCAATTACTTTGGCGAAGAAACAATTTTTCAGCTCAGCCGTTTTATTGAGCAGGAATACTCTGCCTGA
- a CDS encoding VWA domain-containing protein: MITFHHPWWLLLLLMLPLLAIWYRRRGHRREGALRFSALMLFDPAAVRSGRIKAGLMLGGRFLLLALVALSLARPRLTDVVRETTVEVIDIILVLDISSSMRAADFKPNRLEAAKKVARQFISDRVHDRTGLVVFAAESFIQCPLTNDTNVLLNLLDQVAIVDQEHDGTAIGMALANAVNRLRDTPAAGKVMILLSDGSNNAGELDPTTAAQLARQFGIKIYTIGAGSHGMAPYPVSDPIWGQRMVNVEVELDEETLRQVAEITGGQYFRATDQASLAQIYSRIDELERTEIEIKEYQNVRELYGWLVIPASVLGLLLPVLGTGIFRKVVA; encoded by the coding sequence ATGATTACGTTCCATCATCCCTGGTGGCTCCTGCTCCTGCTGATGCTGCCGCTGCTGGCCATCTGGTACCGGCGGCGCGGCCATAGGCGGGAGGGCGCCCTGCGGTTTTCCGCCCTCATGCTGTTCGACCCAGCCGCAGTGCGATCAGGCCGTATCAAGGCCGGTCTCATGCTGGGCGGCCGCTTCCTGCTGCTGGCGCTGGTGGCTCTGTCTCTGGCCCGCCCCCGGCTCACTGACGTGGTCAGGGAAACCACGGTGGAGGTCATCGACATTATTCTGGTGCTGGATATATCCTCGTCCATGCGAGCGGCGGACTTCAAGCCTAACCGGCTGGAGGCGGCCAAAAAAGTGGCCCGCCAGTTCATCAGCGACCGTGTTCATGATCGCACCGGCCTGGTGGTTTTTGCGGCCGAGTCATTCATTCAATGCCCCCTTACCAACGATACCAACGTCTTGCTCAACCTGCTGGACCAGGTCGCCATCGTGGATCAGGAGCATGACGGCACCGCCATTGGCATGGCCCTGGCGAACGCTGTCAACCGGCTGCGGGATACCCCCGCCGCCGGCAAGGTGATGATTCTCCTCTCGGACGGCAGTAACAATGCCGGCGAGCTCGATCCCACCACCGCCGCCCAGTTGGCCCGGCAATTTGGCATCAAGATTTACACCATCGGAGCCGGCTCCCACGGCATGGCGCCCTACCCGGTAAGCGATCCTATTTGGGGCCAGCGTATGGTGAACGTTGAGGTGGAGCTGGATGAGGAAACCCTGCGCCAGGTGGCCGAGATTACCGGGGGGCAGTACTTCCGGGCTACCGACCAGGCCTCTCTGGCCCAGATTTACAGCCGCATTGACGAGCTCGAGCGCACCGAAATCGAGATCAAGGAGTACCAGAATGTGCGTGAGCTCTACGGCTGGCTGGTCATTCCCGCCAGTGTTCTTGGCCTGCTCCTCCCGGTGCTGGGCACCGGAATCTTCAGGAAGGTGGTGGCCTAA